Below is a window of Brassica napus cultivar Da-Ae chromosome A5, Da-Ae, whole genome shotgun sequence DNA.
TCTAGTTAGGTTTCAAATAAGAGTTACATAAGAAATCCTGAGAACTTGTTCTAGCTAGTCTTAACGTCCTTTGAATTTTCAATTAATTCAATTAAAGGTACTATCTTATACTAATAGTTTAGCCCATCAATCGTTTGTGCAATTATCAGTTTATCacataacaagaaaaaaaaacgaaacacATACTGTTTGAAAGAAAAACTCTGCTTCAGAATATAAGTTGTTTGAAACTATGGTCCTGATTAGCTTAAAAATATACTTTGCTTTAGAATATAAGTTGTTCAAAAGTATTGTCATGATTGGTTGAGTGAGGCTGTGGTTCTATATTTTCTTGCTCAAGAACTAAGACTTTAAGtttttagactttttttttttgaaattatttccaaaaatgtttaaaacacTATATAAAAGCTGTACAAAAACTAATTTTCCTAGctaattatttacttttacaaatttttggCTGTAGATTCCCTTTTTTAAGTTAAATCATAATTGTAAATAGTTTTTTCACAGCTTCTTAAACCTATGCCAATAAACTCCAGTGTTCTATTAtcaaaatttgaattattttaatatttatatacaatatttattaatattgtgtGTTCAATTACGTTATTCAGATAttttaataacaataaaaatttaaatttttgtgtgtttcaccctctgttcgaaaacgcggccGGAGTGACCGATTCTGCGCCGGAAAATCGCTCGGCGGAGCTCCGCCGCCGCGAGTTTACCATAGTCGGACCAAAACTCGGATCAGGAAAAAAAACGTATGTAATCTGGCGTTTTCGAGTCCAAAATCAGTAATAACCTCATAGATCTTTCATAGTTTAGTGTTAGTAATAGATAAACTAAGTTAAAATGAAGTAAATCGGAAAAAAAAATGGTGTTTATGTTGAAAACACAGAAAAACGCCCGCAAAAATTAGGTTAGAgcttgaggaagaagaagaaagccgAAATTACTTTTTTACCCTTCTTTACAAAAATGACAAAAACACATAATAGTACGCCCTGCTGGAGTTGAACCCAGGACCTCATGTCAAAAAAAGACTACTTTCACCATCAAGCTACGACAATTTATTGGTATTAGTCggcatgaaaatattttaaaggcatgtttaatatatattttatttaaaaaacattttccaTGAAAAATTACGCCCCGCGTACTCCCCGATTATATCCCGCTTTTCTGATAACTCGCTAGGCCCACAccgaccgcccgactagcgcctggCGTAGTCTTCAACAGGGGTTTCACCTAATtccaatgtgtttttttttaatataaaataatgggCCGATCCAACATCAAGGGCCCATAAAGTTAAGGCCTTATGCTTAAAATATCTAACTAACTTCCAACGCGGTTTCGCGCAACTTCAGTCTCCACTCTccacactctctctctcaacgAGATCCGCCGCACACACGCCGTAACCGACACCAATGTCTTCTCCGGCGACTCTCCCCGTCACCAACCAGCAAGCCACTCAATCCCAGCCACCGATCAACACCCCCGCCTTCCGCACATTCCTCTCCCGCCTCTCCTCCTCCCTCCGCGCCAGCCTCTCCCAACGCCGCCCGTGGCTCGAACTCATAGATCGAACCTCGTTCGCCAGACCCGACTCTCTAACCGACTCGATCTCCCGGATCCGCAAGAACCTCGCCTACTTCAAGGTCAACTACGCCGCGATCGTCTCCTTAGTCCTCGCCTTCTCCCTCCTCTCCCACCCCTTCTCGCTCCTCGTCCTCCTCTCGCTCCTCGGCGCGTGGATGTTCCTCTACCTCTTCAGATCCTCGGATCAGCCGCTGGTTATCTTCGGGCGCGGCTTCTCGGATCGCGAGACGTTGCTCGGGCTCGTGGTGACGACGATTGTCGTTGTGTTTATGACGAGCGTTGGATCTTTGTTGACTTCTGCGTTGACCGTTGGCGTGGCGGTTGTTTGCTTGCACGGCGCGTTTAGGGTTCCGGATGATTTGTTCTTGGATGAGCAGGAGCCTGCTAACGCGGGGCTGATCTCGTTTATTGGTAACTCCGCTGCTGCTACTTCGGCTGCTGCTGCTTCCGTTGTCGCGGGACGTGTTTGAGAGATGGAAGTGGATTCTCCTCTTCATTCATAGTTGTTATGTTTTTGAGTATAGATTCGATATTGTATTCTTAAGTTTGGTTACAGTTCTGAAACTTTGAGCTGATGTAAGATCAGTTTGATACTCTTGTTCTCATCATTACATGTGTTGTGTTCTTTTGCATTTAGGAGGCTTTTAGAGATGGAGTTTAGATTCTAAAATTGCTTGCTGCATTGTGTGTGTACTCACTCGTACTCATTGTTAGGTGATCGATTGTGTGTAGATTGTCCGATACTCTCCGCTTATCAACTCTTATCACCGTCCTTAGAGTGTGGCTGAGACTTTCGGTAGTAGCCAGTCTGCACTGAATCTGATGCATTCTAATACAGTGTTCAGTAGGTATGGTGTTATGATGATCCATTTGCTGTAAATACAtacttacatttttaaaaaatactagattttgatcgcagatgtttaaaaaaaatacgatgctatttgtttttatgtcactatttatgGTTGGACAAAAACTCGAAtttgaagaaccaaaccgaTCTTAAAGggatccgaataagtagtatcAAATCCGaatcgaaattgattaaatatctgaattattcaaaattttggtatttgaagaactgaaatctAATCCAatctgaaccgaagtattttgggtatccttGATCCGTGCACCCGTGCGGGGCATGTTTATTTTTGTCTGCAACAAGTAACAATGTGGGAGTGatgacaaaaaagaagaaggtaaCAATGTGGGAGTACAGTGCTTTTTATAGTTTCAACTCCAGGTCAAAGATGTTAATAAGTTAATAAGTATATGGAACTCAGAATCTCATACTAGTATATGGAACTAGAAATCTCAAACTCATACACCGTAGAATGTCATGATCTAAATATTTTGAAGGCTCTTACTCTAATACTCACTAGCATTCGATCGACATCACTATGTTACTTGATTTTGAGCGAATTTCAAAGACAAAATTCAAAACACACTCCTGTGAAAGTATTCAAATATCTATATGAATGACTAGAGACCTGACCGTAgtaaatcttaatatttttacGTCAATGATTTGGGTTTGTATACATTGTAATGTTATTCTCTCAACCTAAAATCCACTATTTTATTCGTCCACAAGTTTCCTCTATCTTGACAGGATACAGCGACAAATATTTTCTCTGGGCTTGATCGTCATGATAGGAGTCATATCATGGTAACATGTTTTGTGAAGTAGGTTGGGTAATGACATGTATGACCGGAACAAATTAGTAGTAAATCTGGTTCATGCCAAATCTTGAAATACATAAGCCTCACGTTTAGTTTGGTTCAGTCTAGAAAACTCGGTTACCAACAAACAAATTGAATATCCGAATAGTTTTTGGTCATctgaactgttttttttttttttttttggggtcaaagtCACTGAGTTGTTTCTTCCTTAGATATCTTATAGGTGACCTGCTTTTAATCTTTCATTACATGAGATATATTAATCGTGGAATCATTTTTGTCTTTTCAAATCTTTTTCCAAGATTCTAATTATTTGTTACTTGTGAGATATAATAAGGTGTTTACCATTAAacagaaaatatgttttttctcttttctttgtaAAGAATATTTTCCCACTTGTAACAAGAGGTTAGCCCAAACATTacggtgttaaaaaaaaaaagaccaaacaGTATGAACCTAGTTAGGATCGTACCTACTTTTGACTAATGaatgaaattatgatttaaaggAAACCAGTTCTTACGccattaatataatataatcaaGAATTTTCAGAGTATATGAATATATGATATCATCatttatcaaatattctttcaaaaaaatcatttatcaaaTACGGTTTTCTTTCAAAAAGAAGTCAGAATGAtagttaaaagatttttttttaacttctcaaataatatagtgAAAAAAATTTCTGGAAAGAAGAATTTGGATACCGACACCAGCTGTCCTAGATGCAATTATCCAAAGGAaactataaatcatatttttgaatgTCTTTTTGCCTTGCATAGGGTTGAGC
It encodes the following:
- the LOC125609256 gene encoding PRA1 family protein B2, with the protein product MSSPATLPVTNQQATQSQPPINTPAFRTFLSRLSSSLRASLSQRRPWLELIDRTSFARPDSLTDSISRIRKNLAYFKVNYAAIVSLVLAFSLLSHPFSLLVLLSLLGAWMFLYLFRSSDQPLVIFGRGFSDRETLLGLVVTTIVVVFMTSVGSLLTSALTVGVAVVCLHGAFRVPDDLFLDEQEPANAGLISFIGNSAAATSAAAASVVAGRV